GTGGGTCGTCAGAGAAAACACCGAAACTTTTACTCCGTTTGCCttggtttcctttttattatttcgctcATGCGCAGTCCCGATCAAAACACACACGAGTGAGAAAAATCAACCCAAATCGCTAGTTATTCCATCACATTTGCGTCTTGTTATGTTTTGCATTCGTCGGCCGCCAAGATGGcggcttgtttttgttgttaccACGATTATTCTTTTCGAAATTGAATATCCCCTCAACCCATTACACGTTTTTTTACTAGCCATTAAAAATCCAGTGGCCGGATGTTTGAAACTCGATTCCATTCGATTCCAATTTCTAAAATGCTGTTGTGAGGATGTTATCGCGAGAAGATGATCAGTTAACACAATTTCGTTCATTTGTTTGCGTTTCAGATGTGGTGACCGACAGACGCGCTCTACATAATTGTGTCGGAAGAGCCTtcacaaccaacaacattGGACTTTTCTCACACACTTGATCGTCGAATAagcaatagaaaataaatctaaCGTGTCGATATATATTTTGGAGGAGCACGTTCATGGTTTGCCCAACTTATGGCCTGACGGATGTGTGACCGGCGCCACCTGTATCGAACATCAATTGTTCCTTTCCGTTTCAGGTTGGCTTGATTAACTAATGTTGAGCTAACAACATGATCAATAATTCTGACTTGATTCGATCCATTCAGGACTTGACGGATATGGATTACGATGGGCAACGTTTGTTGGACGTGATCAATGATCCCAACGCCCTGGAAAGTTTCCTGGGCGGAATAGGGAATGGGAGTGGGATTAACAACGCTGCTAACGCTCACAGTGGTGTTTCGCTGGATTCGACCCATACCATCACTCAGCAGCAGTTGGCCAGTCTGCAACAGCaaatccaacagcagcaacaacagctgcagcaattgcaacaacaacaacaccaccaacagcaGATACATTCCCCGTTCTCGGTTCCCGTCAGGTCGCCGGCACCTGGTACAAGTCCGGCTGCGACTGTGATCCTTCGTTCGCCCGCTGCTCCTCCACCAGCCGCCAGTCCTTCTTCGCTGGCCTCCAGTCCGGCGCCCAATACACTTGGACATGCCACCTCTTACTCGGTCTCCTCTCCGGCACCGGCTCCGTCGCCCGGTCCTCAACAGTTTAGTTACCGAGCAGTTCCTTCCCCTCAACAGAGGACAGGCTCCTTGTCCTCAACACCGGTGGCATCGCCCATCAATTACCCTCCTGGGCCAGGTCCAGGCAACACAGGGCAAAACACCCAATCTGTCCAGTTGCCAGCTGGCACCATCACGATTCCGGCTCTCGCTAGTACgtcatttttcctttccattttgattgcatcattctctctaatcgttggccattttcttttagctGCTGTCGGACAAGTCCAGCAGCTCGTTTCGGGTGGCCAGGTGCTTCAGATAGTGTCGGCTCCTCCACCCGCCACGCCTCCCCAAGTAGCCGGAACAAACACGACAACTTCCCAACCGGTAGTGAGACATCCTGTGGCTGCTGCACGTTCCAAGCAGCCACAGCTTAGGCCAAAGCCAGCAAACAACTCAAGCCCTGGCCCGGTTCAACAGGCTCATGCTGTCAAGTATGTCAAATAATTCCAGTGATTGTAGagagaataatttaaaaaatgttaacattttctccccttttaaAGTAGTCCAAGAACTTCATCACCAGTTattgtccagcagcagcaacaacaacaacagcttcaccatcaacagcaacaacagcagcaacaacaacaacagcatcagctccaacaacaacaacaaccacaacccGTCCAGCAGCAAATAACGCAGCAACACGCGACGGGCCAAGTAGTGCAATTGGGTACGGGTGGGCCTACGGGTACATTGGTCTTCTCAGGTGGAGGAAACGCCATGTTTCCAGCGCTGGCCCCAACCGGAGGCCAGTTTTTCCTTCAGCAGCAGGGTAGCGGAGGTTTCCAACTGATCGTCCGACCTCCCGTACCTTCCAGCTCGCCTCccaagcagcagcaacagcagcagagcatTGTGATGCAACCTCAGATTGGTCAGACCGTCCATCTCgccccaaacaacaacaaccgtccGGCGACTGCTGTCGCGGCTGCCGTCCCTAATCCCCCCTGCCACCCTACCATATCCCAGCACCACCAGCCCATGGTAAGATTAGTCACTTTACCTGGCCTGGGCACTGTCCAGCTACAGCAGATTCAGACGCCCAACGGACCGGCCTTCCTGGCCGTCCAGCAACCACAGCAGCATCAGCCTCAACAACagacgcagcagcagcagcaacaaccggCTACCTTCTTACGTAATCATCCTGGGCAACAAGCATTTATCCAACAACATCACGTcattcaacagcagcaacagcctcACATTGTcactcaacaacagcaacaacctcaTATCCTCAACAACCTTACTCAAcaaccccagcagcagcaacaacagcaacaagacAATATCCGGCTGGTATCCAGTCCCGCTACGACGTTGATCCCGAATAGTGATAATGTCGTTGataacaacaccaacaacagtACAACACCATCCACCACATTCGCCACCCCACCCAATAAAAAGCCGCCCGCGAAGAAGAAGCCcaagccaaagaagaaaaaggaagaagtaTGTGTGTCTAGATTATTTgtaaatcaaagaaattgttttaatggTGTGTGTGAAAATCAACAGGTTGTGgttgaagaaaagaagccAGCTGTCCAGGTCAATTTGGCTGAACTGCTGAAACAAACGGGTAttgttgacgacgacgaatcTTTCTTTATGGATGATGAACCGACTCTGcagccgccaccaccaccacctcctcagcagcagcagcagcagatccAGCAACAACTCCCGATCCAAATTCAGATGGAGCAGCCGATTCCGCCTACAGAGACCAAAGAAAATAACGTAATGAAAAATTGCTAAATGTAAATTTGTTCCAGGAGtttaatcaacatttttaattagatGATGCTGGCACCAATGTTGAGTGAAATGAACCTCATTCAGACGCTCCATCAACACGGTCTGGCCTTGTCTGAAGATGATCTTCACACGTTGCGGAATTTTATCAAACCGAGTGAACAGGCTAGTGAACAGTCCAGTGCCTTAGGAGGAAGTGATTCGCTCGCCAATGGACTTAAAGGAGCCACCATGTTGAAAGCACCGGCTGCAGCCGTTTCACTGACCCTGGGCAACGGCCAAGTGATCCAGTTGACGGGCGAGCCTTTCGCAGATGCCCAACAACAGCCGAGAGTTCAGTTTGTGACGAATCCTTTCGACGCCCAAGCGACTCAAGTGTTCCAGGCCGCACCGCAAGCCGTGGCGGCTCCTGccgctcctcctcctcaaatGACTGAAGTGATGCACTCGACTAATCACGGGTTTCAGAACGAGTTCCTCGAGGATTTGGCCAGGAGTCAGATAGTGTCGGATTCCAAGAAAACCAAGAGCAAAGCGGCTCCTGTCCAGAGAGCCGCTCCtgccaacaccaacaacaatgCCCCCAAGAAAAAGCCCGAGCCGCGCAAGAAGAAACCACCTCCTGTCAAGGCAGGAGCGAATGCCGGAACGAATGCAACCGGACAAACGACTCCAGCCCACACGGGCTCGGTGCCTCGAGTGCAGACGATCAAATTGTCTCCTCAGAATCAACAAGTAGGATCtcgaaaaataatcaataagtTGTCTGGTCCCTTGAATGTTAATTTTTACCGAGAGTATTGGTGTGTTAATTTCTAGCGATTTGTCAATAATTCGTTCCCCCAGAATCTGCGCAACATCCAGGCCCAAATCCAGTACCTGACGTCCAAAAAAGATCCTACTCCTCAGGACACTTCTCTCTTGCAGAAGCTCATTGAACATCACCAAAAGATACTGGCGACGGGAAAGCCAGTTCCCACCATTCCGGGCCAGCATGCCCAGGGCATTCCATTCGTAAGTTGCTGGAGtagaacaaattttttttttttttctttcttgagcATGTTAGCACATTTTTAtgattgattgtttgtttgttgatttgatttggttccttattttttcttatcctcCCTGTCCACGTGTGCTTTTGTGTCCTCCTTCCAGAATCCTACTCCTACTACTGCCGCCCCTGCCCCTCCTGCTCCAGAGAGCGGAGTGTCTGTTGTTCAGCCTGTCCCTCCCAACACTGGCCCCACCAACGTGTCGAGGTCTCAAGGCAAAGTGGCTAATGTGCCGGCTAACATCCAGCAAAATACGCACCTGGCTAACCTTCTCCGCCAACCCGTCTCCGATAAAAATTCAAGGGTATTTTTTCAAGCTGACAATTTCTCacttctatttttgttttggctttACTGTTCTTGTTTTATTCATCAATTGCTCCAAAGTCTCCCCATTTTGTCCTCatctcgtcttctttttttgagctTATATTTGTCTGGGTGGCTGATTAGTTTGCAATTTCGTCTGTAATCTGTCACTCCTAttaatcattttcttgttttcgatTAAAGATGACGACGTCAAACGCGTCGAATCAACAGGCGGGATTGCGGCAAATTCAACCGACAGCCGCCCAGCTGCGAGCTGCGACTCCGACCACTGGTGTCGTTGCTACTGGAAACAACAATACTCCCAATTCGCAGCAATCAAATCAAGTGTCCGTGTCAACGTCAGCGTCCATCTCTACTTCGTGTTCCACTCCAGCGGCCTCCAGTAATTGCAGCACGGCCACCGTCACTAATAACGTCAATGTTATTAGCGTGACGACGACCCAGTCGACCATTCAATCTCCGATGGGCACGCTGATACTCACGACAATGGACGgagcaggaggaggagcttcTCCAACTCTTTCCACCGGCGCCACGAGCAGCTCAACTACAATAACCAACAGCTCAACGGCGGTAGCATCTCCGGCTCCATCAGCAGAAGCCGGACGAAGTAATGCTACACCGGCCAGAGGAACTAAGCGGCCGGCCCCTCCTTCTGCACCTCCTAAGCCGAGCATAAGTAAGAGCACGCTGTTTGAGCACCAACTGAAGACCGATCAAAGCGGAGCTCTAGCGCCGGATTGCAAGTGAGTACACAATAGATTCGGCTGCTTTTTGTGGATGCGATTAACTGTGAGAGTCTCTGTGGGATTTGCAGGACCCCATTTAAGAATAAGACGAATGCCTGTAAAAGGTTGGTGCGTTATCACGTCTTTCACGAACTGGGTCCCACTCCGCAGGAActggaaaaggaagaagaggattTAGAAACTCACGCTCAACAGTTGCTCTCCAAATTCCACCAGATGATTAACAAATATCATTATCTTCTTCTCATGGTTAGTAGTTTAGTATTATTCCATCCAGCATCCGGCCggaataattgatttttgttgttttgaaacaGGAGAGCACAAAAGAGGCTCCTACTTCCGAACACGTGATGGTGGAGAGGATGTTTGCTGGTGAAGAGAAACAGTCACTGGAACGGCTGAAAGAGGAAACACGCGTAGCCAAAGAATTGCAACTGACTCCCGTTTGGCCCGTGAAATCGGAGCCAACCACCTCGGGTGccactgctactactactcccGTGGCCACCAACGACATTGTCAATGGCCGCAGAGATTCCCCTTCTGAAGATCTGAAACTGACGCCAAAAGTATTTTTAGACACGAATTTATCTGGCGTCTGctttagtattttatttttaacctttttgatcaaattattTAACAGATGGCGTTGCTGAAGTTTACGAGGAAGGAGGGCGAAGGCTACAAATCTGAATTGCAGATACCACAAGAGTACAAAGAAGTGCGAGTTATGGTGGAGGACGTCGTCAAAAGTAACGGCAGGATCAGAGAGTCCCTCGAGATGAACCATTCCGTCTCGATAAACGACTCGGCCATGGCCGGACTCACTGGCAGTACCATCGAGTCCAAACCTTACGACGAATGGGAGGCGATCCAGCGAGAGCTGGCACTCTACCCGGATGCCAGGGATCGCGACGACATGGTGAGATTCCCGTTTCACTTTTGAAGACGTGCCAGATTTGTAAGGAACATTTTGATGGCAGGGATTTGATGGAGAGGAAGGCGGCGTCATCTACGACGAAGATATCAAAGCCCAAATGCAGAATGCCATCGACGACTTGTTGAGACTCAACGGCTGCGACGATGTCATCCCGCCGCATCTCCAACACCTGGCCAACAATGCGGCCCATCCTGCCGCAATTGGCGCAGTTGCGTCTTCATCTTCTGCCAATTACGAGGCCAGCGGTGctgcaggaggaggaggaggaggattccCGCCGCCATTGAAAAACGGTGAACAGTTTTGCAATAACAGCGAAATGCAGGTGGATCTGGCTCTCAATGAAGCTGTCAATAGTATTCTGTGAAAGACGAAGAATTGATTATTAagcattgttgttgttgtccctCCTCATATGTAACCGGCGGTCACGGGAGATTGGGTATCCTTTGAATGGTCGGAAGCCTTATTCAGAAAGAAGTGGGAGAAAGAGAGGTTAtagaagaaacatttttaaaaaacacacacacacacacaataatcCCTCAGAAACAAACGACCTCCATTGGTTGttctttgaaagaaatttattgtgtcatagtaaaaaaaggaattttttcgtttttttttttctaattcgaaaaacaaaaatattgaatgaaCTTTAAATAGGGTCCTGCACGTTTGGGTGCAAttaagcaaaacaaacaaaaaaaaaacggttcaTGTGATCTCTAAAATGTGAAGAAATGACATAATATCTCCTTTCACCTTATTGTATGTAAATGATGAGCAACACAACCCCCCgtgaaaaaacattgaaaacaaaacaccacTTAAATAAGTGAAACCTAAAGCTAGAGAGCTCAATCTTGttctttgtgtgttttttgtttgtttttttaaattttttcaaaaatttgatagcgaaataattttgagggatttttttgttgttgttgggttttgttgcctaattatttttttccttctctccctCCCTCTAATGTGAGCCTACGTCTCagggcgaaaaaaaagaatcaccaCTCCACCCAATTacatcatttattattatttttttttcaattgtattTTTCCCTGCATGTCCTCCAGCGTCTCTCTACTCCCGCGTTCGGATGATGGTGATCATCATTCGACCGCTTACGACTAGTGTTTAcatgtttaaaagaaaaaaaaatctaaagtaAACAAAGTAAGgcatgcattttttaaatggcccGAGCCGCCCTCAAATTCCCATCAAAAGGAGGAGAttgtccaaaagaaaaaaacatctttttttttttttagatttttaatttatttgccACCACCTCctgtcctctttttttaaactttgcgTGTGTGTAATATTGATTGTGTGTGAGAAAGTATGTCCTGTTCGATTTTACATCGTTTgatcatatttaaaaacattctATATCCAACTTCCCTCTATctcccttttccttttgctgctgatgctgctggtaCATAATTTGTGACTTTATTATTAGTGTCGAATTGAGAGTGTGTTGCAGCACAATTGAGTATTTGGGATATCAGAATGGTCGTCTTCTACTTACATGATAAAAACATTTGCTCCCGCCCCCCTTGTACATACTTATATATTGattcataataaaaatttgaatgaatttcaaaataattcgcgagtttttggtttattttttatttcattgagGACTGGCAATGCTTTAGCAAAAGACTTTCAGACGTAAACAACGAATAAAAAGGTAAGAACTTGTTCGCTGTTCTCTCTTTTGTAAGGAATTATACACAATAATAGAATTAAAATGTTGTAAGTGTCTGAACAAAGTTTAGTCAAATCAAATGAGGTAAATactgatttttttataataatgagTATTGAATTGACGTAATACCGagaataattttgatttcttcattaCCTACTTCTTAAATATTGCGGTGTTGTTAATGTTTTTATAACGTGTACCGTACAGGTAATAAGtaaagataaaatatttaataaataaggggagaaaaaagaatcccgaAATTCCCAAATAAGATAATTAAAATGAGAGACATCACATTTATTCTCGGTATTAGGTCGAGCGTCGTATTACGTACCTGCGAATGTTTGCTTCTGAAGAAACAGTCCTCTATGAGTCGCCAGATGATGGCGTTAAACACCGGCATGATTGTACCCTCTATGGCCTACACATCACACAACAGATGGACCCATTCGTCTTAACGAATAGCGTATATTCGGACCGACCCTCTAGTATGACTTTAGATCAAGCTCCATCCGGCATTACACCTTCAGCACCTGATAACCAATTGGGATTCTAATCTGAGCCTATACCCGCGAACGGGACCTCTGTCTAGAATCGCTAGATTTATATCGAGATTTTACAGTGGCGCCCAAGCGGGTGTGTGAGCAACCAAAGTTGCCCCCTAGGGGAGTTGAACCCTAGTCTTATAGAGCGCACGTTACATTGTGACGCCCTATTCAACTCACCCACTCTTCTCCTTtactattaaataaaaaaattatgtacattttaagattttctaattaatttaattgttaattaattaatttttaatttcttatctAATCGCaatattaagaattttttttttaataatgataTTTTTGCGAAAATACTAGAAATAAGATCATACATCCGCATACATCATACatcttatattatattcatatgtattgatttcatttatagAAGCTTGGAGCATTGATAGAATGAATTAGAAACCGTGTAATCATAATAGGAATAACATGTACGCTTTCCTATCTGTATGTAGAATTAGTATCGTCAATTTATATGGTAAATGGTACTaatacaattttgatttcataacaaactttttaaaatttatcaatGATTTATGTGTGCCTTAAGGACCCGGATGAATTGGCTGGCCATATGATGCCGGAAGTTGGCGTACCAGTGAACAACAGTTGCCCTTCTCGCGATCTTTTCTTGCAGGTTCATTCTAGACTCGTTAGCAATGACGTCACCCAACTCGTCGTCAAGGGATTCCACAAGTATAAAAGGAGCGTTGTGTTGTTTTAGCAGTCGAAGGGGATCCCCGCCACAATTGTCCACTGCGACGTCTTCTTCGACGACTGGAACGCTGCCAAGAGAAAAGGCCTCGTAAATGCAATAGCTCTCAGCAGAGCTGCCAAGTTCGGACGCGGGACAAAGTGTGAGATCAGAATCCGATACAGCTTGAATGTAATCGCCATCGAATCCCGTACTAAAAAGGATCGATTGTTAcgtgagttttttttaaatcggataaaattgatttagtttcatatttttacGTGTTGCTCATCTTCAAATAGCACAGACTCTCGAGATTCAACTCCTTGAATAATCGAAGAATCGCAGCTCCTTTAGTATTGGCGGTACCGAAAAAGTTGCAAACAAAAGGTCTTTGTGACAGGATGTCGATTTCGTCGGGAAAGAATAAGGGGAAGTCTCGGTGTCTAAGTTAAAAATGGATTAAACTACAAGAATAAATCGCTCGATTAAAATTAAGTATATTACGTTGCTACTCCGAGAGGCCATTGAAAGATTTCGCTTTCATCTGTTATTAATTTGTCTCGCACTATAAATACTGCGTCAATCGATCCACCGTTGGAAGATAAATAGGGAATGATCCATTGATTTTTACTGCAATCGCTAATATCTCCTAAAATTACTAGAAAAAGGGTCTTTGGTGTATGAGAAATGAGTATGTCGTTAAGCCACATTTTCTCCTGTTTCAGCTGAGATGACGAGCCATCAATGATTAAAACAAGATTAGGATTATAAGAAATGATTTCTGATTTTCCTGACTGGAAAGTGAAATTGATCCCATTCACAGTCTTGGTACCCTTGTAAATAACTTGATGTGATAAAAgctctttcttcccttcaaTTAAATGATTCCATAAATATTCACCAATAGGGGCTCTACTTTGAATATCGACTTGGAAGAATGTGCTGGCTGTTGTGGGTACGACGTTATTGCTCCAGGGAATGCGAGATTCCAACTTTTGCAGCTGATCGGCGGATTCTATCGGCGCTTCATTTCCACGTAGATTGCACAGCCAAAATAGAACGCCgcaattcaacaaaataaagggCGCCAGATATTTTATACAAACACGGACTGCACGGTATTTCACAGAGAACGTCATCTCGGTCGGCAATACGTTGAAGAGTTCGTTTACGAATGgttgaatttttactttcgaatgcttttttgttttcttgggcGTAGCATCCTTTGGCGGAAATGAATACTTATTATGTTTCAATATATGAAATTTGAACGCATGACAGCGTTTTTTGAACAGCAGGAAGAAGGTAAACAGAAAAAGCTTTTGGCGTCGTCTGCTATACTGTCAATGTTTGCTCAGATCGCATTTGCAAACGTCAACACAATAGCTTGTCGATCTCCCAGGAAGAATTTTCCAGCTAGATACTGCTCAATACAATTGCAATAAGgtatcatttaaaaatgtagtAGAATATTTGATAAAAGTTTAAAGACATTGATTTTAATGGTTTAGTAAATGCTCAAAATCAAAAGTATCGTAGTCAATCTAGTCATAATATTGCCATTGATACTGATCTCTAATTCTCTACAGATGGCTTTTTCACTTAGTATTAATGAATCATCACTGATTATTATGATATGAATCATCATTAAATTAGCTTTCTCCTTGATCTGTTGTACtcttttgaacttgaaacaaaaatagtaaatatcatttttaaaatgttcgtGAAGATTGTTATCTAATGTATAACTATTTAACCAAAGGAAGATGATTGAAACAGAAATGACAATCCAAAAACTGGAAGAACCGAAATTAGAAGAGTGGGATGAGCTCACGATCGAGATGCGGCGAGATTTATTGGCTCTTGATTTACGTATTTCCCTATTTGTTGGCGCcgtacaaaatttcaaatacgGTAAATATCTCACattgtaaaaattacaaaaaaattggccaAACATAAATAATGATGAGCTTTCTGGTATTCTTCTACGCAGAATCGCTACTCAAACCTATTCCTGCAAACTACCGAAAAAGTGATGGCGAAGCAGATATTAAAACTATCCGCGAATTAGTTTCCAGGCTTCCGGAATTGCCTCTTCGCGACCTCAACTATAAACCGGATCCCCAATTAACCACTTTTATGAAGACATTCTTTTTGAACCACAACCAGCAGCTTAGTTTAATCTCTGTAGAAGAACTCAAACGGCAAGTCGGCG
The window above is part of the Daphnia pulex isolate KAP4 chromosome 3, ASM2113471v1 genome. Proteins encoded here:
- the LOC124190963 gene encoding chromatin modification-related protein eaf-1-like isoform X5 translates to MDYDGQRLLDVINDPNALESFLGGIGNGSGINNAANAHSGVSLDSTHTITQQQLASLQQQIQQQQQQLQQLQQQQHHQQQIHSPFSVPVRSPAPGTSPAATVILRSPAAPPPAASPSSLASSPAPNTLGHATSYSVSSPAPAPSPGPQQFSYRAVPSPQQRTGSLSSTPVASPINYPPGPGPGNTGQNTQSVQLPAGTITIPALATAVGQVQQLVSGGQVLQIVSAPPPATPPQVAGTNTTTSQPVVRHPVAAARSKQPQLRPKPANNSSPGPVQQAHAVNSPRTSSPVIVQQQQQQQQLHHQQQQQQQQQQQHQLQQQQQPQPVQQQITQQHATGQVVQLGTGGPTGTLVFSGGGNAMFPALAPTGGQFFLQQQGSGGFQLIVRPPVPSSSPPKQQQQQQSIVMQPQIGQTVHLAPNNNNRPATAVAAAVPNPPCHPTISQHHQPMVRLVTLPGLGTVQLQQIQTPNGPAFLAVQQPQQHQPQQQTQQQQQQPATFLRNHPGQQAFIQQHHVIQQQQQPHIVTQQQQQPHILNNLTQQPQQQQQQQQDNIRLVSSPATTLIPNSDNVVDNNTNNSTTPSTTFATPPNKKPPAKKKPKPKKKKEEVVVEEKKPAVQVNLAELLKQTGIVDDDESFFMDDEPTLQPPPPPPPQQQQQQIQQQLPIQIQMEQPIPPTETKENNMMLAPMLSEMNLIQTLHQHGLALSEDDLHTLRNFIKPSEQASEQSSALGGSDSLANGLKGATMLKAPAAAVSLTLGNGQVIQLTGEPFADAQQQPRVQFVTNPFDAQATQVFQAAPQAVAAPAAPPPQMTEVMHSTNHGFQNEFLEDLARSQIVSDSKKTKSKAAPVQRAAPANTNNNAPKKKPEPRKKKPPPVKAGANAGTNATGQTTPAHTGSVPRVQTIKLSPQNQQNLRNIQAQIQYLTSKKDPTPQDTSLLQKLIEHHQKILATGKPVPTIPGQHAQGIPFMTTSNASNQQAGLRQIQPTAAQLRAATPTTGVVATGNNNTPNSQQSNQVSVSTSASISTSCSTPAASSNCSTATVTNNVNVISVTTTQSTIQSPMGTLILTTMDGAGGGASPTLSTGATSSSTTITNSSTAVASPAPSAEAGRSNATPARGTKRPAPPSAPPKPSISKSTLFEHQLKTDQSGALAPDCKTPFKNKTNACKRLVRYHVFHELGPTPQELEKEEEDLETHAQQLLSKFHQMINKYHYLLLMESTKEAPTSEHVMVERMFAGEEKQSLERLKEETRVAKELQLTPVWPVKSEPTTSGATATTTPVATNDIVNGRRDSPSEDLKLTPKMALLKFTRKEGEGYKSELQIPQEYKEVRVMVEDVVKSNGRIRESLEMNHSVSINDSAMAGLTGSTIESKPYDEWEAIQRELALYPDARDRDDMGFDGEEGGVIYDEDIKAQMQNAIDDLLRLNGCDDVIPPHLQHLANNAAHPAAIGAVASSSSANYEASGAAGGGGGGFPPPLKNGEQFCNNSEMQVDLALNEAVNSIL
- the LOC124190963 gene encoding chromatin modification-related protein eaf-1-like isoform X6 — translated: MDYDGQRLLDVINDPNALESFLGGIGNGSGINNAANAHSGVSLDSTHTITQQQLASLQQQIQQQQQQLQQLQQQQHHQQQIHSPFSVPVRSPAPGTSPAATVILRSPAAPPPAASPSSLASSPAPNTLGHATSYSVSSPAPAPSPGPQQFSYRAVPSPQQRTGSLSSTPVASPINYPPGPGPGNTGQNTQSVQLPAGTITIPALATAVGQVQQLVSGGQVLQIVSAPPPATPPQVAGTNTTTSQPVVRHPVAAARSKQPQLRPKPANNSSPGPVQQAHAVNPRTSSPVIVQQQQQQQQLHHQQQQQQQQQQQHQLQQQQQPQPVQQQITQQHATGQVVQLGTGGPTGTLVFSGGGNAMFPALAPTGGQFFLQQQGSGGFQLIVRPPVPSSSPPKQQQQQQSIVMQPQIGQTVHLAPNNNNRPATAVAAAVPNPPCHPTISQHHQPMVRLVTLPGLGTVQLQQIQTPNGPAFLAVQQPQQHQPQQQTQQQQQQPATFLRNHPGQQAFIQQHHVIQQQQQPHIVTQQQQQPHILNNLTQQPQQQQQQQQDNIRLVSSPATTLIPNSDNVVDNNTNNSTTPSTTFATPPNKKPPAKKKPKPKKKKEEVVVEEKKPAVQVNLAELLKQTGIVDDDESFFMDDEPTLQPPPPPPPQQQQQQIQQQLPIQIQMEQPIPPTETKENNMMLAPMLSEMNLIQTLHQHGLALSEDDLHTLRNFIKPSEQASEQSSALGGSDSLANGLKGATMLKAPAAAVSLTLGNGQVIQLTGEPFADAQQQPRVQFVTNPFDAQATQVFQAAPQAVAAPAAPPPQMTEVMHSTNHGFQNEFLEDLARSQIVSDSKKTKSKAAPVQRAAPANTNNNAPKKKPEPRKKKPPPVKAGANAGTNATGQTTPAHTGSVPRVQTIKLSPQNQQNLRNIQAQIQYLTSKKDPTPQDTSLLQKLIEHHQKILATGKPVPTIPGQHAQGIPFMTTSNASNQQAGLRQIQPTAAQLRAATPTTGVVATGNNNTPNSQQSNQVSVSTSASISTSCSTPAASSNCSTATVTNNVNVISVTTTQSTIQSPMGTLILTTMDGAGGGASPTLSTGATSSSTTITNSSTAVASPAPSAEAGRSNATPARGTKRPAPPSAPPKPSISKSTLFEHQLKTDQSGALAPDCKTPFKNKTNACKRLVRYHVFHELGPTPQELEKEEEDLETHAQQLLSKFHQMINKYHYLLLMESTKEAPTSEHVMVERMFAGEEKQSLERLKEETRVAKELQLTPVWPVKSEPTTSGATATTTPVATNDIVNGRRDSPSEDLKLTPKMALLKFTRKEGEGYKSELQIPQEYKEVRVMVEDVVKSNGRIRESLEMNHSVSINDSAMAGLTGSTIESKPYDEWEAIQRELALYPDARDRDDMGFDGEEGGVIYDEDIKAQMQNAIDDLLRLNGCDDVIPPHLQHLANNAAHPAAIGAVASSSSANYEASGAAGGGGGGFPPPLKNGEQFCNNSEMQVDLALNEAVNSIL